The sequence AATCGTGTTTGAACCAGGAGGAAAGCCGGCATCCCCATGAATAAACCGGAGTCCATAGTTGATATCCGTAGGTGCTATACCTGTTTGGAGATGATCTTGCAGGGCTCGAAGCCCTGGCTCCTCATGTTTGTTGATGATAGGACTAGTATGCAGGGTTCATGACCTGGAATGGCCCTCGTAGGTTGACACAGGACTACTCGAAGGGATGTTCTTCGCTTTAGTGAGCATAAGATAGTCACTATGTTCAGCGGCCAGGCCCTTGGTCTTGATGTTGGAGGGATGTGCTCCGTCGGAGCTTTACCTCTATGGAGTCGGGGGTTTGGTCGATCAACTCAGCTTTAATGTCTCTGATTTTCCTTCTTTATTTGCGAACCGGCCGAATCTATTTCTTCAttcaatttttctaaaaaaagggggttttgatttgaattttgaaatctcccctttcttattttatttttgtaagggGATCAAGATTATCAGCTTTCTCGAGAAGATATCAACGACTCTTACTCTAAATGCCACCCTTTCTTTTTTCACTCCATAATCGCGCAGCTCGGTCTTGGCTTCTTCACCTTTAGGTACCatttctcactctctctctaggATTAGGTAGATCGTGATTTTCCAGTCGTTTAGGTGCGTAGGTCGATTCTATCCTCTCTCATCCTCTAGTTTATTGGCCAGGAGACGATTCACATATGTCAAAGCGCTCTGGTTCTTCCATTCCTCTAACGGCCGAGAAGGTCAAATCAAAGAAGAGACTAGATTCTCCCATCTCCAAATCCGATAGTTCATCAGATCCGCACGACGAAACTGAGCATAACCTCTTGGCTCCAGCTCCATTGTCTTACGCCCCTCTGATTCCACCTCTGGTGGGTCCCGCGTTGTTAGTGGGGGATGACGATTTTGCAGAATGGCGGAAGAAATATCTACTCCCTCCTTATGTTGTTCTCCGTGCATCTAGCTCTTCTGAGCAGGCTTATAACTGCATGCCGGAAGAGATTGCCGTTTCCGAAGCCTTCTTTGATTCGGGATTCAGAGGAGAAGTGCCATCGATTATCGCATGGTTATGTGATTACTTCCGGATCTCACCTTCTCAACTCAATCCTCTCGCTTGGAGGATTCTCATTGCTATTCAGAACTTGGAGGACATAAAGTGCATCCCCTTGGGTGTTAACAAGGTGTTCTACGCTTATCATTTAGCCCCCATCAACAGTGGCGAGGGTCATTTTCATCTCGGCCCTTGCAGCCGTTTGCCGATCCTAGAGGAACTTTTGAAGAATGACCGTAACGCTCATGTCTTCAGGAAGAAATGGCAGGAGAGATATGCTTTTATGATCCTTCCAGGATCCTTTTATCGATGAAATTTCGTAGATAGGTTTATGATACGATAGGTGGCTTATCTCGATCTGCTGATTGACATATCTGAATTTTTGTGTGCAGCTGGAACTCATCATGCTCTTTCGGAGGGAGAAAGTAACGTTCTTCGCGCGCGAACGCTTCCCCTCGAACACCGTCAGGTGGTGTACTTGCTTAGCTCAACGGTGTTGCATGAAAATTTTGACTCGAATATTTAACGACTCCCGCTTTGATGTTTATTTTCAGACAGTGGCGAAGCCACCTTATGTGGTGTGGTGGCACATGCACCCATAGATATCTTAAGACTCAAATTTTTATAGGTAAAAGCATGTAGATTTTGGTGGATTAGATGGTAAAAGTCAGTTTTGTGCACCCATAATAACCCAGGTTCGAAGCTCATTTGTACATTTTTAGCTTTTATTATCAATAGTGCACCCAAGAAataaatactctagatttgccCCTGTTTTCAGAGAACATGTCAGGAGACGCTGCGCAATATCCGATGGTCGCTTTCAAGGAGGCGACAAAGGCGGTGTCAGCAAAAAAGGATTCGTCAGCAAGGATACCTCGGATGATGATATGACGATCACCGAGAGCAGGCGCAAGACAGTGGTGAAAGTAGAACCAACTTCTTCATCTCAGGGGAAGAAGTCAAAGGATGGTGTACTTACGAGGTCAGCTCATCAATAAGCCGAAATTGGGCACTCGTCTGGTGGGCTATCCACTGTTCTCTCCAACTTGAACTTGAAAGTATTTCTTCAGGATCAGACTCATCTTTCGGAGGGAGAACCTTCGGAGGTGATTCAAGTTTTCCATGGCGAACTCCTTCGGGTAAGCAAAATGTTTAATTGGTCGTTATTTTTAGTCTTTTGATATACTCTCGTCTGATGATAATTTTGCATTGGCATAGAATTTGTCTCAACTTCACCATTTAGGAGAGGGATTGTCGGAAGAGGGTGTGTCCTCTAATCGGGAAGAACTGGAAAAGCTAATTTGCCAGCTGTTTGAAAAGAAAGGCAAATGTACGGCCAGGGAAATGGAGATTTGCGATCTTCAGGCGAAGGTCAAGGCCCAAGAGTCCATGGTGGAGGCGTCTTCGGCTGAGGCGCTTACCCTAGGCAAGGAAAAACAAGAACTAGAGAAAATCATGAGCGACCTTAGAAAGTCAGCGGAGACTTTTAAGTACGAGATGGTGATGGCCGTGAATGGGGCGAGGATTACCGCTCGCTGGGAGCTAACGAGAGAGTGGCTCAGGCGTTAAACCGGCAAGTGGAATTTGGCCAAGGAGATGGATCAGTACAAGACCGTAGTTTTGGCAGAGGCTAACATCAAGGGCGTCGTTCCTCCTACATTTGAGGATGAGCCGACTATCCCTTCTGCTTCGGATATGGAGGTGGATTTTTCTGTTAAGCCGGACAGATTCTCTACATGCTTAGACCATTTTCAATATATTTCCCTTTTTTTACttctaaaataaagaaattctataatagagatgaATTTTGCTTcaatgtatttttctaaaatagaaattttcaAATACAGAAAAATGCTATTTATTCCTATATAAATAGAGAAGagaaatagcaatctctattttagaggcaaAAAGTAGAGATGTTTGTAGTGATTTTATCTCTAAATACTAAATAGAGGGGGattagagatgctcttagtGAAAAGTTATGATATATACTTAGCATAAACCCATCTGGAATCAAtgttttctttataaatatGCGTAGACCTTAGTTATTCGGCCTCTAATAGGTGTTGAGCTTCACTGATTAACAAATTGATGTCAAGCTAGTTGAGATTGACGTAGAGCATATTATCTAgatttttatataactgaaagTCAGCCTCAAATACATTATTTGAGTGATTACTTCGATAGTTCGCTTAGATAATCAATCAACCCAATTAACTTATCTTAAGTTTAATTAGACTAGTTATTTGTCAACATTGTTACTTGATGTGATTTTTTCATCATTCGCTTAGGATAAGTAGAAAgctatttctctacaaaaaaaaaaaaatcagagtaGATAGCCTTCCAGTAAAACATTTTTAGAAGAGAAATACAATTGGATATTATTAAAAACTatcataaaaataacaaaaataatgtttattaaaaaattaaaaacatatagtTTTAGGGTTAGTTGGTCAAGaatagttattttttttgggtttaaggtttgagatttaggatttaggatctagaattttaaatttaagatataaaatttaaaataaataatttaaaaataattattatattaaatttcttATTCATTAAGGTTACCTtagttttttattctttaatgaATGCTATTTAATTTTTGGTACTTCATTTGTtcttaaaagtaaaatttttttgagtatttacgcttattaaaaatataatatgtattttCTATACACTTTCCAATAATTATTCActaatgaaatttattcaattcaaatattcttaattaatatttttcaaaagtatacaaaagtactttaaatatataaaaaaaaattatctttgtgaaataagaaaaaaaatagaaaatttgaCCGGAGATAATACTATTTGTGATAAGAAaatttttgcttttaaaagaatttaCTTTCTTATaagtattatttattatttgaaattatttgattattctCCCTTCCCGGTCATGTATCTTCTCGAATGAGATAGGGACATCATCGTTGATTTCGACTTGACAAGCTCTTCGGAGCTCCGGCTGCAGAAATACAAGTAAAGACCATCTTTGGTTTTCTTTACTTTGAACATGCTTCTCCTGTTATCACATTTTTCTTTTAGTGATGCGCATCGCTCCGGTTGTAAGCACACCTTTTTAATAATGTAATCAGTGCACAAAAAGGAGATAAGGAATGTCATCGGTACAAAACATGAAAGTGTTTTGGAATTTGGATAGTTGATCCTCAATCATCCAAAAATGGTCCCCAATAGGCTTGAAGCCGAAAAAAAGCGGGCCTTACAACAGCAAACCACGTTTTATTACAACTGCTTTATTGGTTCAGaattttcaaaactatttacctcaataaaataaataaaacctaaccactttttcttataaaaatgaCTTGTAGAGGCTATATATATAACTCTAGCATACATAATTCTTTACGAGTATACAAAGGGAATAAAATGGAATATCCCCATATTTAACTTCTCCCTACCAAACTTTCAACATAGCTTTTTCCAGTGCTAACAAAATATACTTCACAAGTTTAGTATTTAAATGTAGGAGGATGAAAATAAAAGCAGCTTTTGTGTTAATTATACAGTAGATCTGCAACTGGATTACAAGTTTTATTAAATAGAATGatacaaaatagtttattctatcaattttacaaaaacatttatttatttttttatgatcCTGATATCTGGATGCCTCCGAAAAAGATCCGACTACCGCGTAATGACCGTCCACCGAAATCTGGGCATAGCCCGCCGGAGAACCCGCCGAAAGCATCCAGAGAAGCTGGTGATCACCCCATGTTAATCTACCAGTAGCTATACGCAGTTTGGACATGGGCGTCTCCGTATATAagtcttttttcaaaaaataataatatatgtaatcGTATAGTCGCGTTGTGCTTCAAATTAAGTATAAATTAAAAGAGTTTTCTGTTGTTGGTTTGGAGTAAGGtcaatcaatatatttttaggTCTTCTggatttttcactttaaaagtTTTCACCATTTGTTCATATTTTTCAGTtgaaaaataacattaaatattatttaaaattcttaatatatatagtcaTTTTATGAAtatctgcatccatgtgaacgacgagaGACGATTATTTTTTGGCATTCtgtgctagactatccgcctttgtATTCTCCGTCCGGGGTACATGAATGATTTCTGAGCTCAGAAAACTTGTCTTCAACATCTTTATGTCTTTCAAATAACTCTCAAACGCTgcccattcttctggttccgaaaccatcttcacaaattgagaacaatctgtaGTAAAAGTAACCTGAAATTGACATAAATTTCTCATACACTCCATCGCCCATATCAAAGCTTCCACCTCCGAATGTAGAGGTGAGAGACTTGCCCGAATATTTATTGCTCCCATCAAACCTTTGAAACCCTCGAGAGTACTAAATCAACCTTGTCCTGAAAAAACCTTCTTATCTTTCCAGGAACCATCTATAAAGCACCAGCGTCCTACTCTCCTCTGGCGATGCGTAACCTCAGCCTGGTGTAAAACCTGCTGAATGTTCATCACCTGGGCTTCAGCCCAAAGTGTTGATTCAGTTTCCGCAAGATTAAGTGTATCTCGTGGGTCGATAtccaaattactaaaaaccttgttattccttcctttccaaatgtaccataatatccaCGCAAAGTGATGATCTTCTAATTTCGGGCGTACTCTCCAGAAAAGATGGTCCATATTTGTGAAGAGAGAACTAGTAGGGAAGAAATCTGGATTTGACGGTATCTTTGACAAAGCCCAAACTTGACGCGCAGAAGAACTCTCAAAAAATACATGTTTTATTGTTTCCTCTTCAGCTCCACATctagcacaacatatatctccTCGTATTCTTCTTCCTTGCAAATTTTTCTTAACAGCTATGCATCCAGATACCATTTGCCATAAGAAATGCTTTATCTTCGATGAACATCTCACTTTCCAGCAGAACGCTTTTAGAAAGTCTACTGTGGGACCATAGAACTCTGGTGGGTTTTCCTTATCCGGATAGACCCGTTCTAACTGATATCTTGATTTAACCGAGTATTTCCATTctttgtgaaatgccatccatccATATCAACCATCTGGTTTCTACTCAGAAGTATACTCTCAATATTTTTAGTATCATGGGGGTCCACCAACGTCTGAATTGCATGTGAATTCCAAGTTCGTGAAACAGGATCAATGATGAAATCCACTGTGAGGTCCGGATAAGTGTcatgttgatttttgtttgctggtctcggacgagtggttgggagccatggATCACTCCATACAGAAATAGAGGACCATATTCCCACCTGTTTGATTTGTCCATACAGAAATACGtgaattaataattaaaacacaTAAAATTGTGCTCTGGTCTCTTTATTTGATAAGCATAACGGATATGGACTATTGGTTTTTGGTCCATTTGAATGTCCGAGAGATGGTTTATCCGTGGGCTGCACCTTCCATCCGGGGGTTAGGTCTGTGTTTTTAATAGATCCgaataacttttttttcaaaaaaatctgATAAGCATAACTGatgaaaataaaagtttaattctcgtatctaatctattaaaatagagtcctattttttatctactgttGGAAAGTTGTCACTTAAATTTGAAATGGTCTAACAAGATAAtgttatatatctaaaatattataaatacatttattataattCAGTTACTAAAGATTTGATCATATGGGTTATATCAATATCATCGGATAATACAGTAATCAATTTAACAATAGTTAGATTCTCTCTCAGataaatactattttttatttaatatatttgttcataGGGTATAATGGTTTTAGAATATACTCTAAGTAAAATTATATTCACATAATCTTGATTTACCTAACAATCtaacaattcttttttttttgtcaaaaactaACTATTCTTTTTTGTCACAATCTAACTATTCAGCTCAACAATTTAGGTGAAAATTCTACTAAATCACCTTAGTTATTATAACAAGTAGTAATAGTAATTACAGAATTATTAAGATCTCAACGTGCTATGAAATCtctactgtatatatatatagtattcaCAAACTCATAATTTTCACTCATACCAAACACAACACAAGAAGTTTCTACCAAAACAAAATTGTACTCTATGTCCAAATAACTATTAAATAGATAATAAActctaaatttataaaattattgaaattataatttattattattttaaaacaaaagaacaaaTCCCGCGTTTAGGGCGGGCGGGTTACAATCTagtaatgttttaaaatacaaaacgaTTGCAGTtagttttaaaaacatttactaCAAAATGGAGGAAGATGGGCGAGGCTGGCATGGGGATGCTTTTGCTATTTGGTGTGACTCAAAATGAGTATATTTGAGTTTTTATAATCGGTGTTCTACACTTTCTATTTAAAAACAACAATGCCACAGCTATtgtacaaatgtttttttttatctgaatataatttaacattcattcagaaaaaaaaatagaggagTTTAAAATAGTTGATAGTGATcttaactaactaactaactaacagTAGGAATCAGTTTATTTATTCAGCTGATGTTCCGAAGTATCACAACGGAGTTTATAGAGTCACGGGTACATGTGATTTTACTGGTTGCAAGATACTACCAAGTACTAACAATGATGATTTAATCAATGAAACAAAGGCAAACTAAGATTCCTTAACATGGAAACCGACCAATCCCCCCCTAACTCGGGTGCTATAAATAGAAAGGAGTGTTGGTGTTCTTCCTCTgaacaacaaaaacaaccatTCTCTCTCCAAACCCCATCTCTCTCATATTTATTATACTTCTCACATCCCTAAATGGATAAGCATCTCAGGACGAAGCAGACCAAGACTAGTCCCATTGTTGCTTCTTCTGCATCTCAAGGTAATAAGCTCGAAACATCGTTTTAACTTTTCCACgttaaaaagaatttttttatattgtgagAAATTGGTTATAAAGCTTGTAGAAGATCAACGACGAAGATCATAGAAAGAGATCAAATTTGTTATGGACAAAGACTTTCTCATTAGTTAAATCTGTACACAATGATTTGGTATATATACTACCAAACTAACGCTAAACTAAGCCTTACTCTCTATCAAGTTAGTTTGTAGAAATGTACTGCTAACTTGCACCGTAGAACTGATATTCATTTAATACTGGTGACGTGGAACAGAAGTGAGTAGTATTGAGTGGGAAGCTCTGAATAtgaatcaagaagaagaagatttggTCTGTCGAATGCATAAGCTTGTCGGTGACAGGTTTGATCCTTTAAAACTGTTAATTACTTATTACCTGCTGCGATATCGACATTATTTCGTAGAAGAAGAAACAGTTTTAGTTTATTTAACACTAATTAAATCtttatttgtgtttatttttcCTATATTTGGTGAAAGGTGGGAATTGATAGCTGGGAGGATCCCAGGAAGAACTGCACAAGAAATTGAGAGGTTTTGGGTCATGAAGAATAACTGAATTATCTATGAAGTTTCActgattaattttaataattataccAACTTTGTAATAAGAAAAGGTTCTTAATCTAAATTATGAATCTCAAACGGAATTTTATCATGGATTAAGAAAATTTGGGCCTCTATAAGAgatgaaagaaacaaaacttctTCTAACAAATAAGGCCGAGTGTTGTGCGTAGGACAAGATGGAACAtttgctatttttttttaatttttccgAAGATAAAATTTGATGatacaaaatttacaaataCGGATAGGTGAAAAGAGGTGTGCTGGTAATAGAAAGTAATTGCATTACCATTCTAGAAGGAAAGTTGTAGAAATATGTATCTCCAACACTGCTTGACACGGTGGATTTGGAAAGTGGCAAACAACCTACTCCCAAACAAAAGTGGACGTCGTTTTACAAGTCATAAACGACATGCTGTCTTCAGGACCCACTTGTTTTATTTAATGCTATTTCACCTACTCCACAGTCCATAGACACGCACTTATTCCTCTTCCTACATTACATAGTTTTCCTGTAATATCCTGCGGCAACTCTAGAAGAGTTCTAACAAGAGTTTCAAgattataaaagtaaaaataatagaaaaagaagagagagaagccAAGAGAATTCTCAAatgagaaattttaaaaaccgTAGAGAGATATCAATTCtttagagaaaaacaaaaaaaaagttatattaaaatactaatatttttttgtttaaaaacctTAGAGagatttttattgatttttcgtttttgatcaaaagagagattgtgtttcaaaaaaaaaaaaaaaaatcaaaagagagATTATTATTGATaagtgaagaaattaaaacaagtGTTTGTAACTGAAACAAACAATTTCTTCTAAGCGGATCTTGATTGCACCATGCATCTACAACTTTAGTCGCCaataaatcaaaaaccaaaatcatgTACAAATAAAAGTTGATCACATAAAAgcagcaaaaaaaaagtaacattCATACACAAAACACATTTTGCACATATCACACCGTTTGATTATAcaaatcatcatcatatattagacgcatacatatatattcagtGGTTGCCATTTTGCTTTAGCTCTCTTTGGTGGGCTTTCCACTTAAATGTCACAAGATTAAGTGCCTTTGTAGAAGTCCCAGTATCATTCAGCACCCTACTAGCTCCTTCCTTCATTTCCTTCATCTTGTTCCTCACACCTTTGCCTTCTTCACCTTCCATTAATCCCTTAACCACTCTAGCCACCTCTTCTCTTCTCACCATCCCATCCTCCCCTGCATGCGCCCTAAGTGCAACATGGATATCTTCTGCCAACAAAACCGCATTCATCCTCTGTTCGGCGTATAATGGCCATGCTATGAGTGGAACACCACTTACTATACTTTCTAGAGTTGAGTTCCATCCACAATGGGTTAAAAACCCTCCGGTAGATGGATGTGCTAGAATTTGGGCTTGTGGAGCCCATGAAGGGATCACAAAACCTCTACCTTTAGTCCGTTCTAAAAATCCtggtggtaaaaatgttaaCGGATCGTTTTGGCTATGCGGATTGAA comes from Brassica rapa cultivar Chiifu-401-42 chromosome A02, CAAS_Brap_v3.01, whole genome shotgun sequence and encodes:
- the LOC103853331 gene encoding MYB-like transcription factor ETC3, with product MDKHLRTKQTKTSPIVASSASQEVSSIEWEALNMNQEEEDLVCRMHKLVGDRWELIAGRIPGRTAQEIERFWVMKNN